The DNA sequence TGTCGCCGCCGGTGGAGCCGGTGCCGAAGGGGAATGCGTTGTTCATGATGACCTCCCAGTGCTGTTGGTGGAGCCGGTGAGCGATACTCAACGATATATCGTTAAGTCTGGGCATGGGGTGGGAGTTTCGCCCGAGACTGCACGTCGGCAGACGCATCGCAACCCCCGTGCGCATCCATAGCCGACACTGATTGACTGCTTCACGATGTCGACAGTGTCCGAAGATCCCCAGTCCCCTCCCGCCGAGTCGTCCGCTCCCGAGTCGGTGCGCGTGAGCGTGGTCGTGCCCGTGTTCAATCCGAACGAGGCGTTCGACCAGCTCATCTCCTCCCTCGACCGGCAGACCCTCGACCGCACGCAGTTCGAGGTGCTGCTCTGCGACGACGGATCCGACGGGAAGACCAGGGAGCGGCTGGCGGAGGTCGAGAGCACGCGGCCGTACGTGCGTGTGCTGTACCTGCCGCACTCCGGGTGGCCCGGCACTCCGCGCAACGAGGGCGTCGCCGCCGCGCGCGGCCGCTACGTGCAGTTCGTCGATCAGGACGACTGGCTGTTCGAGTCGGCGCTGGAGGCGCTGTGCGACTACGCCGACGAGCACGGCTCCGACGTCATCGTGGGTAAGGAGGTCGGAATCGGCCGACCTCTGCCCCGCCGCATCTACCGCCGCGACGTACCGAACGCGCAGCTCGGCGAAGACCCGCTGCTCGAGATGCTGACGCCGCACAAGATGTTCCGCACCGCGTTCCTGCGCGAGAAGGGCGTGCGGTTCCCCGACGGCAAGGTGCGCCTCGAGGACCACCTCTTCGTGATGCGCGCGTACTTCGAGGCACGGACGATCTCGATCCTCGGCAGCGTCCCCTGCTACGCCTGGGTGAAGCGGTCGGGGAGTGCGAGCTCGGCGCGCATCGACCCGGAGTCGTACTTCCCGCACCTCGAGGCGGTGCTCGATCTCGTCGAGCAGTACACCGAACCCGGCCGGTTGAGGGATCGCCTGCTGCGGCACTGGTTCCGCGGCAAGATCCTCAAGCGGGTGTCGGGCAAGCGCATGGTCGCCTACCCGGCCGAGTACCGCGACCGTCTGCTCGACGCCGTGATCCCCATCGTGCAGCGCCGGTTCGGGCCGGGCGTCGACGCCGGGCTCGCGTTCCCCCAGCGGATCAGGGCCGCACTGCTGCGCGCCGACCGCCGCGCCGATCTCGTGACGTTCGCGCGCTTCGAGAAGGAGATGGACTGCCGGGTCACCGTCACCTCGGCATCCTGGTCGCGCGGCGGCGGACTGAGACTCGCCCTGCGCGTCGCCATCACGCGCGACGGGCGGGAGGCGCTGACCTTCGACGACGGCGCGCTGACGTCGCTGCCCGTGGCGTTCGACGGACTCCCCACCGGACTCCTCAACGCAGGGCGGGAGCTGCAGAACGACCGCATCGAGCTCGTCGTCCCGGGCGAGGGCGACTCGGTCAGGCACGTGACGAGCGCGTCGTTGCGCAAACGGTCGACCACGACCGTCGCGATCGACCCGCTGCGTGTCTTCGGCCCCGACGACGAGTCGCGAGAGGCGCGGATCATCGCGAAGGTCCGCCGCGCCGGATGGACCTTCGACGTGCCCCTGACAGCGGATGCTGCGACGCTTGCCGGCGCCGGACGCTCACCGCTCCTCGCCGGACGCACCTGCACGCCCGTCGCGACGAGCGGCGGTGCGGTCGAGCTGCGCCGCGTCTGGCCAGGCGGACGCCTCAAGGACGTGGCCGGTCGGGCGGTGCGCAGGATCCGGAGCGGCCTGCGGAAGCGCTGACGCGCGGCATCCGTCTTCCGAGTCAGCGGGCGCGCGTCAGCGGGCGAGCGTCAGCGGGCGCGCGTCAGCACCTCCGCGCCGTCGTCCGTGATGGCGATCGTGTGCTCGGTGTGGGCGGTACGGCATCCGGTCGCGCTGCGGAGGGTCCAGCCGTCGGCGTCGGTGACGAGCTCGGCGGTGTCGGCCATGACCCAGGGCTCCAGTGCGAGCAGCAGTCCGGGACGCAGTCGGTACCCGCGACCGGGGCGTCCGTCGTTCGCGACATGGGGATCCTGGTGCATGGTCGATCCGATGCCGTGCCCGCCGAATTCGAGGTTGATCTCATATCCGGACTCGCTCAGCACGGTGCCGATCGCGTGCGACAGGTCGCCGACGCGCGCGTCGGGCCCGGCGGCGGCGATCCCGGCGGCGAGGGCGCGCTCGGTCGCGTCGATGAGGGCCAGATCGGCGGATGCCGCGTGCTCGCCGACCACGAAGCTGATCGCCGCGTCGGCCGCGACGCCGTGGAGCTTCACGGCGAGGTCGAGCGTGAGCAGGTCGCCGTCGGCGAGCACGCGATCGTGCGGCATGCCGTGCAGCACGGCGTCGTTCACCGCGGTGCAGACGTAGTGGCCGAAGGGTCCGCGGCCGAACGACGGGGCGTAGTCGACATAGCAGGACTCGGCTCCGGCATCCTCGATCAGCTCTCTGGTCCACCGGTCGAGGTCGAGCAGGTTCACGCCGACCGCGGTGCGCTGCTTCAGCGTCTGCAGGATGCCGCCGACGAGAGCCCCGGTGTCTCGTGCCCGCTCGAGCTGGTCGTGGTTGAGGATCTCGATCATGTGCTGCGCCGCCCATCGTTGCGATAACTATCCCGGTAATACTATCCCGGTATTAGAATGGGCGCATGATGGTCCGCCTGCCGTTGAGCCCCGCCGAAGTCGAGCGGGGAGAGCGCCTCGGCGCCCTGCTGCGTCGCGCTCGCGGCGAGCGATCGATGCTGAGCGTCGCGCTCGACGCCGGCGTCTCACCCGAGACCCTGCGCAAGATCGAGTCCGGCCGCGTCGCCACTCCGGCGTTCCCGACGATCGCCGCGATCGCCGGCGTGCTGCACCTGTCTCTCGACGCGGTGTGGGCCGAGATCGAGCCGATCCGCGACGTGCGCGACGCCCGCGGACGCGTCGCGTCCTGACATGGCGACCGCTCTCGTCACCGGCAGCTCGCGCGGCATCGGCCGCGCTGTCGCGCAGGCCTTCGCCCGCCGCGGCGACCGGGTCGCGGTGCACTACGGCGCCGACCGCGACGCCGCGGAGCAGACTCTCGCGTCGCTCGACGGCTCGGGGCACGCGATCGTCGGCGGAGACCTCGGCGATCCGGCGGGTGCCCGGGACGTGGTGGATGCCGCGATCGCGGCGCTCGGGTCGCTCAGCATCCTGGTGAACAATGCGGCCGTCGCGCCGAGTGCGGCGAACGAGCACCGCGTCGATGCGACGACCTACGAGGCCTGGCAGCAGGCGTGGGCGCAGATGACGGCCGTGAACCTGGTCGGCGCCTCGAACGTGACGATGCTCGTCGCGCAGCACATGATCGCGCGCGGCGACGGCGGGGCGATCGTGAACATCGGGTCGCGCGGAGCGTTCCGCGGCGAGGCCGACCACCCCGCCTACGCGGCGACGAAGGCCGGACTCCAGGCGTTCGGGCAGTCGATGGCGCTCGTGCTCGCGCCGCACGGCATCTCGGTCGCGTCGGTCGCTCCAGGCATGATCGCCACCGACCGGCAGACGCCGAAGCTCGAGGGAGCCGGGGGCGACGGCATCCGCGGGCAGAGCCCGTTCGATCGCGTCGGCACCCCGCAGGAGGTCGCCGAGGCCGTGGCCTATCTCACGTCGCCGGGGGCCGTGTGGGCGTCAGGCGCGGTGCTCGACCTGAACGGGGCGTCGTACTTCCGGTGAGCGCCGCGCGTGCGTCGCACTTGTGGTGAGCGTCGCGCGCGCGTCGCACTTGTGCGTCTGCGTCGCAGGTCTGCCGCGCATCCGTGCGACGCGGACGCGAATCTGCGACCGCAGCGCACGGCGGAGAGACGGGAGGATGCCGCGTCAGCCGCGCAGCACGGAATCGAGGAGCCCGGGGAAGAGGGCGTCGAGGTCGTCGCGGCGCAGTGTCAGCATCCGCCGTCGCCCGTTCGGCTCGTTGCGGATGACGCCCGCTTCGCGCAGCACCTTCATGAAATGCGACTTGGTCGACTTCGGCAGGTTCGGGTCGGTGGCGTGGCAGGCGGCCATGTCGAGCGGACCGCCGGCGAGCTGGCGGGCGATGGCGAGGCGCTCGGGGTCGCTGAGGGCGAAGAGCACGTCCGTGAGCTGGATGTCGGAGCGCTCGGGGTGCGGCAGGTCACCAGGCATGGTTCGAGAATAGTTGAACAATCGCGCGAGGGCGAGTACGCTCGCCAAGGTTCGATGATTCTCGAACCGAACAGGAGCCCCATGACCACCGCGCCGATCGCCACCTCCGCGTCGACATCCGCCGCGACCCCCGCCGACGCGCAGCCCGGCAGCCGTCGCCATCGCTTCGGTTTCGCGCTCGCGATCGTCGCGCAGATCGCCATGATGACCGGCGCGAGCGCGCCGTCGCCGTTCTACCCCGTGCTCGCGGCCGAGATCGGCTTCGACGCGATCGTCATCAGCGCCGTGTTCGCGGTGTACGCGATCGCGCTGCTGCTGGCGCTGCTCACGGCCGGCTCGCTGTCGGACCACGTGGGCCGCCGGCCGGTCGCGATCGCCGGATTCCTGCTCCTCGCGGCGAGCATGCTGCTGTTCTGGCGTGCGGACACGGTCGTGACGCTCATGCTCGCCCGCATCCTGCAGGGTGCTGCGAGCGGCGTGCTCATCTCGACGCTCTCGGCCGCCGCGCTCGACCTCGCGCCACGCGGTCGCGCTCGGACCGCCGCCCTGTGGAACGCCCTCAGCCCGGGGATCGGCCTCGCCCTCGGCGCCCTGCTCGCCGGCATCGCCCTCGACCTCACGCGCGCCGCTCTGCTCGACGTGTTCGCCCCGCTCACGGCGGTCTACGTCATCCTCGCCGGGCTCTTCTTCGTGGCACCCGAGACCGCTCCCCTGCGAGCGGGCGCCTGGGCGTCGCTGCGGTTCCGCCTGTCGGTGCCGTCGGCCGTGCGCGGCGACTTCTGGCGCGGAGCGCCCGCGATCATCGCCGGATGGGCGACCGGCGGACTCTTCCTCTCGCTCGGAGCGACCATCGTGCGCAGCGAGCTCGGCGGCGAGGCGCACACCTGGCAGGGCCTGTCGGTGGCGATGCTCGCGGGCGTCGGAGCGATCACGGCGTTCGCGTTCCGCCACCGCTCTGCGCGCACTTCGGTGATCTTCGGGACGTCCGCACTCACGGTCGGCACCGCTCTGTCGCTCATCGCGCTGAGCGCCGGATCACTGCCGTTCTACCTCGTGGTCACGGCCATCACGGGCATGGGGTTCGGCACCGCCTTCTCGGGAGTCGTCGCGTCCCTGGCGCCGCGCATCCCCGCGACCGAGCGCGCCGACGCCTTCGCCGTCATCTACGTGCTCGCCTACCTCGCCTTCGCCGTCCCAGCCGTCGTCGCCGGAATGCTCGTCGGAGTCTTCGGCCTGACCGCGGTCTGCCTCGGATACGGTGCCGTCGTGATCGCCCTCGCCGTGATCGCCCTCGTGCTGCGCGTGCGCCGGTCCGCGTAGGCGCGCTGCGCCGCGGCATCCCTCCGCGCCCCTCTCGCGCTTCTGCGGCCCGCCCCGCCCCGCCCTTCTCGCCGCCCCCCGCGCGCGCAACGAAGGAGATCACACGCAACGAAGGACGATCCACCCGAAACCCTCCTTCATTACGCGTGAACTCCTTCACAGCCGCACCCCGCGAAGGATGCCGCAGCCCACCCCCGTTGCCTCATCGAACGATTAACGATAGATTCCTGTTGTTCTTCGATGAGAGGTGTGAGACATGGGACGAGTGACGATCCTCGTGCTGCGGGTCCTGATCGCGATCGCGCTGCTGGGGTCGGTCGCGGTGCAGGCGCTCGTCGCACCGATGCTCTGGCTGGATCTGGGGGCCGAGGAGCTGTGGGGGCGCGTTGCGATCGTGGGCCTCATCGTGCTGGGGGTCGGCACGATGCAGGTGTTCGGGATCTGCGTGTGGATGCTGTTGACGCGCGTGCGGCGGGGGTCGATCTTCTCGGCATCCTCGTTCCGGCTGGTCGACGTGATCATCGGGGCGATCCTCGCCGCGGCAGTGCTGACGTTCGCGTTCGCGGCGCTGCTGGCTCCGGGCGATGCAGCACCGGGGATCGTCGCGCTGATCGGAGGCGCCGGACTCGTGCTGTGCGGCATGGCGCTGCTCGTCGTGGTGATGAAGGCGCTGCTGCGGCAGGCGATCGACCGCGACGTCGAGGCGCGATCGCTGCGGTCCGAGCTCGACAACGAGGTGATCTGATGCCGGTCGTGGTCGACATCGACGTGATGATGGCCCGGCGCAAGATGAGCGTCGGCGAGCTCGCCGAGCGCATCGGCATCACGCCCACGAACCTCGCGGTGCTGAAGAATGGCCGTGCGAAGGCGGTGCGGTTCACGACGCTCGACGCCCTGTGCGAGGTGCTCGAGTGCCAGCCGGGCGACCTGCTGCGCTGGGAGCCCTGACCGCGGGGTGGTTCCCGCGGCCGGATGCCGTTCGCTCGGCCACATCCCACGCTCGCGGCCGAGGGAAGACTCGCGGCCGAGGGAAGACGAGAAGGCCGAGGGAACGAACGAGTTCTACCGCTCTGCGAGAAGCTCCTGCAGCCGCGTGACCTCGGCCTCCGGCATCCCGTACCCGTGCTCGGGAGCGGGGTACTCCCCCGACCGCACCTCGCTCGCGTAGGCCGCGACTCCGGCGACCGACGCCGCCCGCACCTCGGCATACCGCTTGACGAAAGCGGCAGCCGGTCCGTCGTAGATGCCCAGCAGGTCGTGGAACACGAGCACTTGGCCGTCGGCATCCGCGCCCGCTCCGATGCCGATCACCGGCACGCGCAGCAACGGCATGAGCGCCGCCGTCACCGCCGAGGGCACGGCTTCGACCACGAGCAGCGAGACTCCGGCATCCTGCAGCGCGAGGGCGTCGTCGATCACGGCGAGCGCGGCCTCGGCGGTGCGCCCCTGCGCGCGAAAGCCACCGAGCGCGGTCGCGGTCTGCGGCGTGAGGCCGACGTGTCCGACGACGGGGATGCCGGCATTCACCAGTGCGCGGGCGCGATCGACCGTCGTTCCCCCGCGCTCGATCTTCACGAGATCGACCCCCGCTTCCTTCACGAAGCGCTGCGCGGTCTCGAGTGCGAGGGCATCGGAGCCCTCGTACGAACCGAACGGCAGATCGCCCACGAGCAGGGGGCGCGACAGTCCGCGCCGCACGGCCTTCGTGAGCATGAGCATCTCGTCGATCGTGACGGGCACGGTGCTGTCGTAGCCGAGCACGGTCATCGCGGCGGAGTCGCCGACCAGCACCATGTCGACCCCGGCCTCCTCGACGATCCGCGCGCCGGGATGATCGTAGGCGGTGACCATGACGATCGGCTCACCCGCGCCCTTCTTGCGAGCGAGATCGGCGATCGTCAGGCGGCGGGTCGGGGCGGCGTGCGCGCTCATCCGGGGTTTCCCCTCAGCAGGTGGTTGTCGATCAGGCGGGCGGCGCCGACGCGAGCGGCGACGAGCAGCAGAGCGTCGCGGTCGGCGCGAGCGACGGGCTCGAGCGTCTCAGCATCCCGGAGTTCCAGGTACTCGGGCTCGATCCCCGCATCTGCCAGCGTCGCGAGGGCCGCCGGCACGATCTCGCCTCCGGACTGGTGCGCCGTCTCCCCCGCATCCAGCGCCCGGTTCAGCGCGGCGGCCTGCGACCGAGCATCCGCGTCGAGATAGACGTTGCGCGAGCTCATCGCCAGTCCGTCGGACTCGCGCACGATCGGGCAGGCGACGATCCGCACCCCGAGGTCGAGGTCGCGCACGACGCGGCGCACGACGAGCACCTGCTGCGCATCCTTCTGCCCGAAGTATGCAGTGTCGGGGCGCACGATGCCGAAGAGCTTCGTGACGACGGTCGCGACGCCGTCGAAGTGGTGGGCGCCGCGGCTCGCGCCGTCGAGGACGTCGGTGATGCCCGCGACGTGGATGGTCGTCGCGAAGCCGTCGGGGTACATCTCCGACGGATCCGGCACGAAGAGGATGTCGACGCCTTCCGTCTCGGCGAGCGCAGCGTCACGGGCCTCGTCGCGCGGGTAGGTGCTGAGGTCTTCGTTCGGCGCGAACTGAGTCGGGTTCACGAAGAGCGAGACGACGACGAGGTCGGTCTGCTCTCGCGCCGCGCGCATGAGCGACAGGTGTCCCTCGTGGAACGCCCCCATGGTGGGAACGAGTCCGACGCTCTGGTCGGCGGCCTTCGCGTCGCCGACAGCGGCGCGCACCTCGGCGATCGTCCGAAGGATCCTCATGCGTCGTCCTTCCGTCCGGCGAGGTCGCGCGTCGCCGCGGCGAGCGCGTCGAAGAGGTCGCCCAGGTGACCCGATGCCGCGCGCTGCCGTGCCACGGTCGCCTCGTCGCCTCGGGCGATGGGCCCGGTGAGCACGGCAGCCGCGCCGGACGCGGCCCAGTTCTCGACGGTCTGCCGCACGAGCGGCACGAGGTGCGCGCGCTCCACGCCGGCCTCGTTCGCAAGCTCCTCGGCCGCGTCGAGCACCGTGAGCACGAAGTTCGACGCGAAGGATGCCGCGGCGTGATAGCTCGCGCGGTGGGTGTCGTCGACCCGGAACGGGTGCATGCCGAGGGTCGTGGCGATCTCCGTGGCGAGTGCGAGATCGGCATCCGTTCGTCCGTCGACGGCGGCCCCGATTCCGGCGAACACCTCGGGCGGTTCCCCTCCCGTGAACGTCTGCAGGGGATGGATGCTGAGGTCGACGCCGCCGAGCCCGGTGGCCCCGGAGACGTGGGCGAGGCGGTGGGCCTGCGGGCGGGCGGTTGCCGCGGCGTCAGAGATCGCAGCATCCGGCACGCAGAGGATCGCGAGGTCGACGGTCGAGAACTCCGCGTCGCGCCCGAGAGGGCCATGGACAGTGAAGCCGGCCGCGCGCAGGGCGCCGGCGAGGACGGTGCCGAGCCGTCCGGCGCCGAGGACGGCGATGGTCGGCGCGAGGGCGGGAGAAGGCGTGGAGGTCATGATGTGAGCTGCCCCGAAGTGGTCGGAGCGGATGCGTCGAGTATCCGCTGTGCGGGGCGCGGCCACCAAATGCGGGATCAAGACGACAATCAGAATGGATGCTAGATGCGTCACTATCCACGATACTGACCGTCTCCGGTAGGCATTCTGCTTTCGCAGGCATTCGGCACCCGCGGCCCCGATGAACGCCGCATGAGAGTGATTGACCAATCACTCTCATGCGAGTACAGTCGCTTCCATGACCCCGCGCACCCCTGTCCTCTCGACCGCCGACGTCCGTCGCCCCCTGGTCGCGGCGGCGGCACTCGTGGAGTTCGCTCGGGGCGGGTACTTCCGCACGACCGTGGCCGATGTCGCTCGCGAGGCGAAGATCTCGCCGGCGTACGTCTTCAAGCTGTTCCCGCGCAAGGAGCAGCTCTTCGTCGCAGCGCTCGAGGCGTGTTTCGAGCGCATCGTCGAAGCTCTGGATGCGGGCGCCGATGCGGCCGAGTCCCCCACCCCCGATGAGGTGCTGGATGCGATGGGCGAGGCGTACGCCGACCTCATCCGTGACCGGTCGCTGCTGATGCTGCAGGTGCATGCGCAGTCCGCGGCGGAGATCCCGGAGATCGGCGAGGCGCTGCGCGCCGGGCTCGCAAAGGTCACCGAATTCGTGCGGCAGCGCTCGGCGGGGAGCGACGACGCCGTGCAGCGCTTCATCGCCTACGGGCAGCTCTGTCACCTGATCGTCACGGCGCGCGTCGACGAGAGCAGCGCGCCGTGGGCGAAGATCGTCGCGCACGGCATCCGTCATCCCGAATGAACCATCCCACCCGGGCTCGCTTCTTCATGCCCTTCCGAGTGAGTGACCACTCACTAACACCGATATCGACAAGGAGTCTGTCATGACCGTCACCACGTCCGCACCCGCTACAACCGCCCGGAGCACCCGGCGCTGGCTCGCGCTGACCTTCCTCGCTCTCGCGCAGTTTCTCGTCGTGCTCGACGCGTCGATCGTCAACATCGCACTGCCTGTGCTCGGCGACCAGCTCGACATGAGCACCGCCGCGCTGGCGTGGGTGATCACGGCCTACGTCCTCGCGTTCGGCGGACTGCTGCTGCTCGGCGGTCGCCTCGCCGACCGGTACGGCCACCGCCGGATCTTCCTTCTCGGCACGGCGGGGTTCGTCGCGGCATCCGCTCTGGCCGGCCTGTCGTTCTCGAGCGAGATTCTGCTCGCGGCGCGTGCCCTGCAGGGGGTGTCGGCGGCGCTGCTCGCTCCGTCGGCCCTCGCACTGCTCACGCAGCTGTTCCCCGAGGCGCGTGACCGCTCGAAGGCGCTCGGCGTGTGGGGCGGGGTCGCCGGGATCGGCTCGGCCGCCGGCGTGCTGCTCGGCGGGGTGCTCACCGGAGCGTTCGGGTGGCAGTCGGTGTTCTTCGTGAACGTCCCCGTCGGCATCGTCGTGCTCGTCGCCGTGCCGCTGCTGATCTCGCGCGACACCGCGTCGCCGAGCGAGAGGCTCGACGTGTGGGGCGCCGTCACCATCACCGGTGCGCTCGTCGCAGTGGTCGGTGCCCTCAGTGCCGTCGAGCAGGTCGGCATCCTGCACCCGCTCCCTCTCGCGCTTCTCGTCGTCGCCGTCGGGCTCGGAGCCGCGTTCGTCGCGATCGAGCGTCGCACGGCATCCCCGCTCGTCCCGCTCGGGGTGTTCCGCAACCGCACCCTGTCGATCGGCAACGCGGTCGTGCTGCTCGTCGGCGCCGGAATGGTCGCGCTGTTCTTCGCCCTCTCCGTCTACATGCAGGCGGTACTCGGCTACGACGCGCTCACCACCGGGCTCTCGCAGCTCCCCCTCGCCGGAGCGCTCGTCGTGGTCGCCGGCGTCGTCCCCGCGCTCGTGCAGCGCCTCGGCCTGACCGCGACGCTGATCGGATCGCTGCTCGTGCTGGCCGCGGGTCTCGTGTGGCTGTCGTTCGCGCCCGCGGATGCCGGATTCGTCGCGCAGCTGCTGGGGCCCACCCTGCTCATCGGCATCGGTCTCGGCGGTGCGTTCGTCACCGCCACGCAGCTGTCGGTCGACGGGGTCGAG is a window from the Microbacterium sp. LWO14-1.2 genome containing:
- a CDS encoding glycosyltransferase family A protein, giving the protein MSEDPQSPPAESSAPESVRVSVVVPVFNPNEAFDQLISSLDRQTLDRTQFEVLLCDDGSDGKTRERLAEVESTRPYVRVLYLPHSGWPGTPRNEGVAAARGRYVQFVDQDDWLFESALEALCDYADEHGSDVIVGKEVGIGRPLPRRIYRRDVPNAQLGEDPLLEMLTPHKMFRTAFLREKGVRFPDGKVRLEDHLFVMRAYFEARTISILGSVPCYAWVKRSGSASSARIDPESYFPHLEAVLDLVEQYTEPGRLRDRLLRHWFRGKILKRVSGKRMVAYPAEYRDRLLDAVIPIVQRRFGPGVDAGLAFPQRIRAALLRADRRADLVTFARFEKEMDCRVTVTSASWSRGGGLRLALRVAITRDGREALTFDDGALTSLPVAFDGLPTGLLNAGRELQNDRIELVVPGEGDSVRHVTSASLRKRSTTTVAIDPLRVFGPDDESREARIIAKVRRAGWTFDVPLTADAATLAGAGRSPLLAGRTCTPVATSGGAVELRRVWPGGRLKDVAGRAVRRIRSGLRKR
- the map gene encoding type I methionyl aminopeptidase, with product MIEILNHDQLERARDTGALVGGILQTLKQRTAVGVNLLDLDRWTRELIEDAGAESCYVDYAPSFGRGPFGHYVCTAVNDAVLHGMPHDRVLADGDLLTLDLAVKLHGVAADAAISFVVGEHAASADLALIDATERALAAGIAAAGPDARVGDLSHAIGTVLSESGYEINLEFGGHGIGSTMHQDPHVANDGRPGRGYRLRPGLLLALEPWVMADTAELVTDADGWTLRSATGCRTAHTEHTIAITDDGAEVLTRAR
- a CDS encoding helix-turn-helix transcriptional regulator, which translates into the protein MVRLPLSPAEVERGERLGALLRRARGERSMLSVALDAGVSPETLRKIESGRVATPAFPTIAAIAGVLHLSLDAVWAEIEPIRDVRDARGRVAS
- a CDS encoding SDR family oxidoreductase, yielding MATALVTGSSRGIGRAVAQAFARRGDRVAVHYGADRDAAEQTLASLDGSGHAIVGGDLGDPAGARDVVDAAIAALGSLSILVNNAAVAPSAANEHRVDATTYEAWQQAWAQMTAVNLVGASNVTMLVAQHMIARGDGGAIVNIGSRGAFRGEADHPAYAATKAGLQAFGQSMALVLAPHGISVASVAPGMIATDRQTPKLEGAGGDGIRGQSPFDRVGTPQEVAEAVAYLTSPGAVWASGAVLDLNGASYFR
- a CDS encoding transcriptional regulator, giving the protein MPGDLPHPERSDIQLTDVLFALSDPERLAIARQLAGGPLDMAACHATDPNLPKSTKSHFMKVLREAGVIRNEPNGRRRMLTLRRDDLDALFPGLLDSVLRG
- a CDS encoding MFS transporter, with translation MTTAPIATSASTSAATPADAQPGSRRHRFGFALAIVAQIAMMTGASAPSPFYPVLAAEIGFDAIVISAVFAVYAIALLLALLTAGSLSDHVGRRPVAIAGFLLLAASMLLFWRADTVVTLMLARILQGAASGVLISTLSAAALDLAPRGRARTAALWNALSPGIGLALGALLAGIALDLTRAALLDVFAPLTAVYVILAGLFFVAPETAPLRAGAWASLRFRLSVPSAVRGDFWRGAPAIIAGWATGGLFLSLGATIVRSELGGEAHTWQGLSVAMLAGVGAITAFAFRHRSARTSVIFGTSALTVGTALSLIALSAGSLPFYLVVTAITGMGFGTAFSGVVASLAPRIPATERADAFAVIYVLAYLAFAVPAVVAGMLVGVFGLTAVCLGYGAVVIALAVIALVLRVRRSA
- a CDS encoding DUF2975 domain-containing protein codes for the protein MGRVTILVLRVLIAIALLGSVAVQALVAPMLWLDLGAEELWGRVAIVGLIVLGVGTMQVFGICVWMLLTRVRRGSIFSASSFRLVDVIIGAILAAAVLTFAFAALLAPGDAAPGIVALIGGAGLVLCGMALLVVVMKALLRQAIDRDVEARSLRSELDNEVI
- a CDS encoding helix-turn-helix transcriptional regulator; the protein is MPVVVDIDVMMARRKMSVGELAERIGITPTNLAVLKNGRAKAVRFTTLDALCEVLECQPGDLLRWEP
- the panB gene encoding 3-methyl-2-oxobutanoate hydroxymethyltransferase gives rise to the protein MSAHAAPTRRLTIADLARKKGAGEPIVMVTAYDHPGARIVEEAGVDMVLVGDSAAMTVLGYDSTVPVTIDEMLMLTKAVRRGLSRPLLVGDLPFGSYEGSDALALETAQRFVKEAGVDLVKIERGGTTVDRARALVNAGIPVVGHVGLTPQTATALGGFRAQGRTAEAALAVIDDALALQDAGVSLLVVEAVPSAVTAALMPLLRVPVIGIGAGADADGQVLVFHDLLGIYDGPAAAFVKRYAEVRAASVAGVAAYASEVRSGEYPAPEHGYGMPEAEVTRLQELLAER
- the panC gene encoding pantoate--beta-alanine ligase yields the protein MRILRTIAEVRAAVGDAKAADQSVGLVPTMGAFHEGHLSLMRAAREQTDLVVVSLFVNPTQFAPNEDLSTYPRDEARDAALAETEGVDILFVPDPSEMYPDGFATTIHVAGITDVLDGASRGAHHFDGVATVVTKLFGIVRPDTAYFGQKDAQQVLVVRRVVRDLDLGVRIVACPIVRESDGLAMSSRNVYLDADARSQAAALNRALDAGETAHQSGGEIVPAALATLADAGIEPEYLELRDAETLEPVARADRDALLLVAARVGAARLIDNHLLRGNPG
- a CDS encoding DUF2520 domain-containing protein — translated: MTSTPSPALAPTIAVLGAGRLGTVLAGALRAAGFTVHGPLGRDAEFSTVDLAILCVPDAAISDAAATARPQAHRLAHVSGATGLGGVDLSIHPLQTFTGGEPPEVFAGIGAAVDGRTDADLALATEIATTLGMHPFRVDDTHRASYHAAASFASNFVLTVLDAAEELANEAGVERAHLVPLVRQTVENWAASGAAAVLTGPIARGDEATVARQRAASGHLGDLFDALAAATRDLAGRKDDA
- a CDS encoding helix-turn-helix domain-containing protein; translation: MTPRTPVLSTADVRRPLVAAAALVEFARGGYFRTTVADVAREAKISPAYVFKLFPRKEQLFVAALEACFERIVEALDAGADAAESPTPDEVLDAMGEAYADLIRDRSLLMLQVHAQSAAEIPEIGEALRAGLAKVTEFVRQRSAGSDDAVQRFIAYGQLCHLIVTARVDESSAPWAKIVAHGIRHPE
- a CDS encoding MFS transporter, with protein sequence MTVTTSAPATTARSTRRWLALTFLALAQFLVVLDASIVNIALPVLGDQLDMSTAALAWVITAYVLAFGGLLLLGGRLADRYGHRRIFLLGTAGFVAASALAGLSFSSEILLAARALQGVSAALLAPSALALLTQLFPEARDRSKALGVWGGVAGIGSAAGVLLGGVLTGAFGWQSVFFVNVPVGIVVLVAVPLLISRDTASPSERLDVWGAVTITGALVAVVGALSAVEQVGILHPLPLALLVVAVGLGAAFVAIERRTASPLVPLGVFRNRTLSIGNAVVLLVGAGMVALFFALSVYMQAVLGYDALTTGLSQLPLAGALVVVAGVVPALVQRLGLTATLIGSLLVLAAGLVWLSFAPADAGFVAQLLGPTLLIGIGLGGAFVTATQLSVDGVEGGEAGLAGGLVNTSQQIGGALGLAVLGTVASLRTEALTAAGVSAPEALTGGFSWLFLGAAAVTVAGAAVAGLARRG